The proteins below are encoded in one region of Apteryx mantelli isolate bAptMan1 chromosome 25, bAptMan1.hap1, whole genome shotgun sequence:
- the KCTD20 gene encoding BTB/POZ domain-containing protein KCTD20 isoform X3, with protein MPDNYPGSSSLRKRSQLLASRRPSMNINCAGGTGWSRNLDSSCSVENVTVAVHESEENNVVLGGHSPSSGPRSEDPECRHTACLVSPQISSMLSASEDTHNCHFQDGNKRQPEYFNTQERHGGSTLSSSISSQTQAPEKVTLVVDGTRFAVNPQIFTAHPDTMLGRMFGPGREYNFTRPNEKGEYEIAEGISSAVFRTVLDYYKTGIINCPDGISIPDLRDTCDYLCINFDFNTIKCQDLSALLHELSNDGAHKQFDSYLEELILPIMVDSARKGERECHIVVLTDEDTVDWDEDHPPPMGEEYSQILYSSKLYRFFKYIENRDVAKAVLKERGLKNIRIGIEGYPTCKEKVKRRPGGRSEVIYNYVQRPFIQMSWEKEEGKSRHVDFQCVRSKSLTNLVTVGDDVSEDHEILMHHPPQVLELRRAWTPAAT; from the exons CTCTTCTCTTAGGAAGCGCAGCCAGCTCCTCGCATCACGGAGACCCAGCATGAACATTAACTGTGCTGGTGGGACAGGCTGGTCAAGAAATCTGGACTCCAGTTGCTCTGTGGAAAACGTAACTGTAGCAGTTCATGAGTCAGAAGAAAATAACGTGGTGCTAGGAGGTCACAGCCCCTCTTCAGGTCCGAGGTCTGAGG ATCCTGAATGCCGACACACTGCTTGCCTGGTGAGTCCCCAGATCAGTAGCATGTTGTCTGCTTCTGAAGACACGCACAACTGTCATTTCCAAGACGGGAATAAAAGACAGCCAGAATATTTTAATACCCAAGAACGCCATGGAGGCAGCACGTTGTCTTCAAGCATCAGTTCGCAAACACAGGCTCCGGAGAAAGTGACGCTTGTGGTAGATGGCACTCGATTTGCGGTGAATCCGCAGATTTTCACTGCTCACCCTGATACTATGCTGGGAAG AATGTTTGGACCAGGAAGAGAATATAATTTCACCCGGCCAAATGAAAAGGGAGAATACGAAATTGCAGAAGGAATTAGCTCAGCTGTGTTCCGGACTGTGCTG GATTATTACAAAACGGGGATCATTAACTGTCCTGATGGGATTTCAATCCCAGACCTTCGAGACACTTGTGATTACCTCTGCATCAACTTTGACTTCAACACAATCAAATGTCAAGATCTAA GTGCTTTGCTACATGAGCTGTCCAATGATGGTGCTCACAAGCAGTTTGATAGCTATCTGGAGGAGCTGATTCTGCCTATAATGGTGGATAGTGCCAGGAAAGGGGAGCGTGAATGCCATATCGTCGTGCTGACGGACGAAGACACAGTGGACTGGGATGAAGATCATCCACCTCCGATGGGAGAGGAGTACTCGCAAA TCCTTTACAGTTCCAAGCTGTACAGATTCTTCAAGTACATTGAGAATCGCGATGTTGCAAAAGCCGTATTAAAGGAACGGGGTCTGAAAAATATTCGCATTGGCATTGAAG GATATCCCACCTGtaaagagaaggtgaagaggagGCCTGGGGGCCGGTCGGAAGTGATATACAACTATGTTCAACGGCCATTCATCCAGATGTcgtgggagaaggaagagggcaaAAGCCGTCACGTCGACTTCCAGTGTGTTAGGAGCAAATCTCTAACAAACCTAGTCACTGTGGGTGATGATGTTTCCGAGGACCATGAGATACTAATGCATCACCCCCCACAG GTCTTGGAATTACGGAGAGCCTGGACCCCGGCAGCAACCTAG
- the KCTD20 gene encoding BTB/POZ domain-containing protein KCTD20 isoform X4 translates to MPDNYPGSSSLRKRSQLLASRRPSMNINCAGGTGWSRNLDSSCSVENVTVAVHESEENNVVLGGHSPSSGPRSEDPECRHTACLVSPQISSMLSASEDTHNCHFQDGNKRQPEYFNTQERHGGSTLSSSISSQTQAPEKVTLVVDGTRFAVNPQIFTAHPDTMLGRMFGPGREYNFTRPNEKGEYEIAEGISSAVFRTVLDYYKTGIINCPDGISIPDLRDTCDYLCINFDFNTIKCQDLSALLHELSNDGAHKQFDSYLEELILPIMVDSARKGERECHIVVLTDEDTVDWDEDHPPPMGEEYSQILYSSKLYRFFKYIENRDVAKAVLKERGLKNIRIGIEGYPTCKEKVKRRPGGRSEVIYNYVQRPFIQMSWEKEEGKSRHVDFQCVRSKSLTNLVTVGDDVSEDHEILMHHPPQM, encoded by the exons CTCTTCTCTTAGGAAGCGCAGCCAGCTCCTCGCATCACGGAGACCCAGCATGAACATTAACTGTGCTGGTGGGACAGGCTGGTCAAGAAATCTGGACTCCAGTTGCTCTGTGGAAAACGTAACTGTAGCAGTTCATGAGTCAGAAGAAAATAACGTGGTGCTAGGAGGTCACAGCCCCTCTTCAGGTCCGAGGTCTGAGG ATCCTGAATGCCGACACACTGCTTGCCTGGTGAGTCCCCAGATCAGTAGCATGTTGTCTGCTTCTGAAGACACGCACAACTGTCATTTCCAAGACGGGAATAAAAGACAGCCAGAATATTTTAATACCCAAGAACGCCATGGAGGCAGCACGTTGTCTTCAAGCATCAGTTCGCAAACACAGGCTCCGGAGAAAGTGACGCTTGTGGTAGATGGCACTCGATTTGCGGTGAATCCGCAGATTTTCACTGCTCACCCTGATACTATGCTGGGAAG AATGTTTGGACCAGGAAGAGAATATAATTTCACCCGGCCAAATGAAAAGGGAGAATACGAAATTGCAGAAGGAATTAGCTCAGCTGTGTTCCGGACTGTGCTG GATTATTACAAAACGGGGATCATTAACTGTCCTGATGGGATTTCAATCCCAGACCTTCGAGACACTTGTGATTACCTCTGCATCAACTTTGACTTCAACACAATCAAATGTCAAGATCTAA GTGCTTTGCTACATGAGCTGTCCAATGATGGTGCTCACAAGCAGTTTGATAGCTATCTGGAGGAGCTGATTCTGCCTATAATGGTGGATAGTGCCAGGAAAGGGGAGCGTGAATGCCATATCGTCGTGCTGACGGACGAAGACACAGTGGACTGGGATGAAGATCATCCACCTCCGATGGGAGAGGAGTACTCGCAAA TCCTTTACAGTTCCAAGCTGTACAGATTCTTCAAGTACATTGAGAATCGCGATGTTGCAAAAGCCGTATTAAAGGAACGGGGTCTGAAAAATATTCGCATTGGCATTGAAG GATATCCCACCTGtaaagagaaggtgaagaggagGCCTGGGGGCCGGTCGGAAGTGATATACAACTATGTTCAACGGCCATTCATCCAGATGTcgtgggagaaggaagagggcaaAAGCCGTCACGTCGACTTCCAGTGTGTTAGGAGCAAATCTCTAACAAACCTAGTCACTGTGGGTGATGATGTTTCCGAGGACCATGAGATACTAATGCATCACCCCCCACAG ATGTGA
- the KCTD20 gene encoding BTB/POZ domain-containing protein KCTD20 isoform X1, whose amino-acid sequence MPDNYPGSSSLRKRSQLLASRRPSMNINCAGGTGWSRNLDSSCSVENVTVAVHESEENNVVLGGHSPSSGPRSEDPECRHTACLVSPQISSMLSASEDTHNCHFQDGNKRQPEYFNTQERHGGSTLSSSISSQTQAPEKVTLVVDGTRFAVNPQIFTAHPDTMLGRMFGPGREYNFTRPNEKGEYEIAEGISSAVFRTVLDYYKTGIINCPDGISIPDLRDTCDYLCINFDFNTIKCQDLSALLHELSNDGAHKQFDSYLEELILPIMVDSARKGERECHIVVLTDEDTVDWDEDHPPPMGEEYSQILYSSKLYRFFKYIENRDVAKAVLKERGLKNIRIGIEGYPTCKEKVKRRPGGRSEVIYNYVQRPFIQMSWEKEEGKSRHVDFQCVRSKSLTNLVTVGDDVSEDHEILMHHPPQVDELDRLNAPFSQMAVNDLPD is encoded by the exons CTCTTCTCTTAGGAAGCGCAGCCAGCTCCTCGCATCACGGAGACCCAGCATGAACATTAACTGTGCTGGTGGGACAGGCTGGTCAAGAAATCTGGACTCCAGTTGCTCTGTGGAAAACGTAACTGTAGCAGTTCATGAGTCAGAAGAAAATAACGTGGTGCTAGGAGGTCACAGCCCCTCTTCAGGTCCGAGGTCTGAGG ATCCTGAATGCCGACACACTGCTTGCCTGGTGAGTCCCCAGATCAGTAGCATGTTGTCTGCTTCTGAAGACACGCACAACTGTCATTTCCAAGACGGGAATAAAAGACAGCCAGAATATTTTAATACCCAAGAACGCCATGGAGGCAGCACGTTGTCTTCAAGCATCAGTTCGCAAACACAGGCTCCGGAGAAAGTGACGCTTGTGGTAGATGGCACTCGATTTGCGGTGAATCCGCAGATTTTCACTGCTCACCCTGATACTATGCTGGGAAG AATGTTTGGACCAGGAAGAGAATATAATTTCACCCGGCCAAATGAAAAGGGAGAATACGAAATTGCAGAAGGAATTAGCTCAGCTGTGTTCCGGACTGTGCTG GATTATTACAAAACGGGGATCATTAACTGTCCTGATGGGATTTCAATCCCAGACCTTCGAGACACTTGTGATTACCTCTGCATCAACTTTGACTTCAACACAATCAAATGTCAAGATCTAA GTGCTTTGCTACATGAGCTGTCCAATGATGGTGCTCACAAGCAGTTTGATAGCTATCTGGAGGAGCTGATTCTGCCTATAATGGTGGATAGTGCCAGGAAAGGGGAGCGTGAATGCCATATCGTCGTGCTGACGGACGAAGACACAGTGGACTGGGATGAAGATCATCCACCTCCGATGGGAGAGGAGTACTCGCAAA TCCTTTACAGTTCCAAGCTGTACAGATTCTTCAAGTACATTGAGAATCGCGATGTTGCAAAAGCCGTATTAAAGGAACGGGGTCTGAAAAATATTCGCATTGGCATTGAAG GATATCCCACCTGtaaagagaaggtgaagaggagGCCTGGGGGCCGGTCGGAAGTGATATACAACTATGTTCAACGGCCATTCATCCAGATGTcgtgggagaaggaagagggcaaAAGCCGTCACGTCGACTTCCAGTGTGTTAGGAGCAAATCTCTAACAAACCTAGTCACTGTGGGTGATGATGTTTCCGAGGACCATGAGATACTAATGCATCACCCCCCACAGGTAGATGAACTGGACAGGCTAAACGCACCATTCTCCCAAATGGCTGTTAACGATCTACCAGATTAG
- the KCTD20 gene encoding BTB/POZ domain-containing protein KCTD20 isoform X2 produces the protein MSRHSSLRKRSQLLASRRPSMNINCAGGTGWSRNLDSSCSVENVTVAVHESEENNVVLGGHSPSSGPRSEDPECRHTACLVSPQISSMLSASEDTHNCHFQDGNKRQPEYFNTQERHGGSTLSSSISSQTQAPEKVTLVVDGTRFAVNPQIFTAHPDTMLGRMFGPGREYNFTRPNEKGEYEIAEGISSAVFRTVLDYYKTGIINCPDGISIPDLRDTCDYLCINFDFNTIKCQDLSALLHELSNDGAHKQFDSYLEELILPIMVDSARKGERECHIVVLTDEDTVDWDEDHPPPMGEEYSQILYSSKLYRFFKYIENRDVAKAVLKERGLKNIRIGIEGYPTCKEKVKRRPGGRSEVIYNYVQRPFIQMSWEKEEGKSRHVDFQCVRSKSLTNLVTVGDDVSEDHEILMHHPPQVDELDRLNAPFSQMAVNDLPD, from the exons CTCTTCTCTTAGGAAGCGCAGCCAGCTCCTCGCATCACGGAGACCCAGCATGAACATTAACTGTGCTGGTGGGACAGGCTGGTCAAGAAATCTGGACTCCAGTTGCTCTGTGGAAAACGTAACTGTAGCAGTTCATGAGTCAGAAGAAAATAACGTGGTGCTAGGAGGTCACAGCCCCTCTTCAGGTCCGAGGTCTGAGG ATCCTGAATGCCGACACACTGCTTGCCTGGTGAGTCCCCAGATCAGTAGCATGTTGTCTGCTTCTGAAGACACGCACAACTGTCATTTCCAAGACGGGAATAAAAGACAGCCAGAATATTTTAATACCCAAGAACGCCATGGAGGCAGCACGTTGTCTTCAAGCATCAGTTCGCAAACACAGGCTCCGGAGAAAGTGACGCTTGTGGTAGATGGCACTCGATTTGCGGTGAATCCGCAGATTTTCACTGCTCACCCTGATACTATGCTGGGAAG AATGTTTGGACCAGGAAGAGAATATAATTTCACCCGGCCAAATGAAAAGGGAGAATACGAAATTGCAGAAGGAATTAGCTCAGCTGTGTTCCGGACTGTGCTG GATTATTACAAAACGGGGATCATTAACTGTCCTGATGGGATTTCAATCCCAGACCTTCGAGACACTTGTGATTACCTCTGCATCAACTTTGACTTCAACACAATCAAATGTCAAGATCTAA GTGCTTTGCTACATGAGCTGTCCAATGATGGTGCTCACAAGCAGTTTGATAGCTATCTGGAGGAGCTGATTCTGCCTATAATGGTGGATAGTGCCAGGAAAGGGGAGCGTGAATGCCATATCGTCGTGCTGACGGACGAAGACACAGTGGACTGGGATGAAGATCATCCACCTCCGATGGGAGAGGAGTACTCGCAAA TCCTTTACAGTTCCAAGCTGTACAGATTCTTCAAGTACATTGAGAATCGCGATGTTGCAAAAGCCGTATTAAAGGAACGGGGTCTGAAAAATATTCGCATTGGCATTGAAG GATATCCCACCTGtaaagagaaggtgaagaggagGCCTGGGGGCCGGTCGGAAGTGATATACAACTATGTTCAACGGCCATTCATCCAGATGTcgtgggagaaggaagagggcaaAAGCCGTCACGTCGACTTCCAGTGTGTTAGGAGCAAATCTCTAACAAACCTAGTCACTGTGGGTGATGATGTTTCCGAGGACCATGAGATACTAATGCATCACCCCCCACAGGTAGATGAACTGGACAGGCTAAACGCACCATTCTCCCAAATGGCTGTTAACGATCTACCAGATTAG
- the KCTD20 gene encoding BTB/POZ domain-containing protein KCTD20 isoform X5, which produces MNINCAGGTGWSRNLDSSCSVENVTVAVHESEENNVVLGGHSPSSGPRSEDPECRHTACLVSPQISSMLSASEDTHNCHFQDGNKRQPEYFNTQERHGGSTLSSSISSQTQAPEKVTLVVDGTRFAVNPQIFTAHPDTMLGRMFGPGREYNFTRPNEKGEYEIAEGISSAVFRTVLDYYKTGIINCPDGISIPDLRDTCDYLCINFDFNTIKCQDLSALLHELSNDGAHKQFDSYLEELILPIMVDSARKGERECHIVVLTDEDTVDWDEDHPPPMGEEYSQILYSSKLYRFFKYIENRDVAKAVLKERGLKNIRIGIEGYPTCKEKVKRRPGGRSEVIYNYVQRPFIQMSWEKEEGKSRHVDFQCVRSKSLTNLVTVGDDVSEDHEILMHHPPQVDELDRLNAPFSQMAVNDLPD; this is translated from the exons ATGAACATTAACTGTGCTGGTGGGACAGGCTGGTCAAGAAATCTGGACTCCAGTTGCTCTGTGGAAAACGTAACTGTAGCAGTTCATGAGTCAGAAGAAAATAACGTGGTGCTAGGAGGTCACAGCCCCTCTTCAGGTCCGAGGTCTGAGG ATCCTGAATGCCGACACACTGCTTGCCTGGTGAGTCCCCAGATCAGTAGCATGTTGTCTGCTTCTGAAGACACGCACAACTGTCATTTCCAAGACGGGAATAAAAGACAGCCAGAATATTTTAATACCCAAGAACGCCATGGAGGCAGCACGTTGTCTTCAAGCATCAGTTCGCAAACACAGGCTCCGGAGAAAGTGACGCTTGTGGTAGATGGCACTCGATTTGCGGTGAATCCGCAGATTTTCACTGCTCACCCTGATACTATGCTGGGAAG AATGTTTGGACCAGGAAGAGAATATAATTTCACCCGGCCAAATGAAAAGGGAGAATACGAAATTGCAGAAGGAATTAGCTCAGCTGTGTTCCGGACTGTGCTG GATTATTACAAAACGGGGATCATTAACTGTCCTGATGGGATTTCAATCCCAGACCTTCGAGACACTTGTGATTACCTCTGCATCAACTTTGACTTCAACACAATCAAATGTCAAGATCTAA GTGCTTTGCTACATGAGCTGTCCAATGATGGTGCTCACAAGCAGTTTGATAGCTATCTGGAGGAGCTGATTCTGCCTATAATGGTGGATAGTGCCAGGAAAGGGGAGCGTGAATGCCATATCGTCGTGCTGACGGACGAAGACACAGTGGACTGGGATGAAGATCATCCACCTCCGATGGGAGAGGAGTACTCGCAAA TCCTTTACAGTTCCAAGCTGTACAGATTCTTCAAGTACATTGAGAATCGCGATGTTGCAAAAGCCGTATTAAAGGAACGGGGTCTGAAAAATATTCGCATTGGCATTGAAG GATATCCCACCTGtaaagagaaggtgaagaggagGCCTGGGGGCCGGTCGGAAGTGATATACAACTATGTTCAACGGCCATTCATCCAGATGTcgtgggagaaggaagagggcaaAAGCCGTCACGTCGACTTCCAGTGTGTTAGGAGCAAATCTCTAACAAACCTAGTCACTGTGGGTGATGATGTTTCCGAGGACCATGAGATACTAATGCATCACCCCCCACAGGTAGATGAACTGGACAGGCTAAACGCACCATTCTCCCAAATGGCTGTTAACGATCTACCAGATTAG
- the STK38 gene encoding serine/threonine-protein kinase 38 — protein sequence MAMTGPTPCSSMSNHTKERVTMTKVTLENFYSNLIAQHEEREMRQKKLEQMMEEEGLKDEEKRIRRSAHAQKETEFLRLKRTRLGLEDFESLKVIGRGAFGEVRLVQKKDTGHVYAMKILRKADMLEKEQVGHIRAERDILVEADSLWVVKMFYSFQDKLNLYLIMEFLPGGDMMTLLMKKDTLTEEETQFYIAETVLAIDSIHQLGFIHRDIKPDNLLLDSKGHVKLSDFGLCTGLKKAHRTEFYRNLNHSLPSDFTFQNMNSKRKAETWKRNRRQLAFSTVGTPDYIAPEVFMQTGYNKLCDWWSLGVIMYEMLIGYPPFCSETPQETYKKVMNWKETLTFPPEVPISDKAKDLILRFCCEWEHRIGASGVEEIKSNLFFEGVDWEHIRERPAAISIEIKSIDDTSNFDEFPESDILKPTVATSNHPETDYKNKDWVFINYTYKRFEGLTARGAIPSYMKAGK from the exons ATGGCAATGACAGGCCCAACGCCCTGCTCATCCATGAGTAATCACACCAAGGAGCGAGTTACAATGACAAAGGTGACATTAGAAAACTTCTATAGCAATCTCATTGCACAGCATGAAGAACGGGAGATGAG ACAAAAGAAGCTAGAACAAATGATGGAAGAAGAAGGCTTAAAAGATGAAGAG AAGAGAATCAGGAGGTCAGCACACGCGCAGAAGGAGACAGAGTTTCTTCGTCTAAAGAGAACAAGGCTGGGTTTGGAAGACTTTGAGTCCTTAAAAGTAATAGGCAGAGGAGCATTTGGAGAG GTGCGACTTGTCCAGAAGAAAGATACAGGACATGTTTATGCAATGAAAATATTACGCAAAGCTGATATGCTTGAAAAAGAGCAG GTTGGCCATATTCGTGCAGAGCGGGACATTCTAGTGGAAGCAGACAGTTTGTGGGTTGTGAAAATGTTCTATAGTTTCCAGGATAAGCTAAACCTCTACCTTATCATGGAGTTCCTGCCTGGAG GAGATATGATGACGCTGTTGATGAAAAAAGATACCCTAACAGAAGAGGAGACACAGTTCTATATAGCTGAGACTGTGCTAGCCATTGATTCTATTCATCAGCTGGGTTTTATCCATCGCGATATCAAACCAGACAACCTTCTTTTGGATAGCAAG GGCCACGTGAAACTATCAGATTTCGGTCTGTGCACTGGACTAAAGAAAGCTCACAGAACAGAGTTTTATAGAAACTTGAACCACAGTCTTCCCAGTGACTTCA ctttccagaacatgaattccaagaggaaagcagaaacatgGAAGAGAAATAGACGTCAGTTG GCTTTTTCTACTGTGGGAACCCCAGATTACATTGCTCCTGAAGTTTTCATGCAGACCGGATACAACAAGCTTTGTGACTGGTGGTCACTTGGGGTCATCATGTATGAGATGTTAATTG gttATCCGCCTTTCTGTTCTGAGACTCCTCAAGAAACATATAAGAAAGTAATGAATTGGAAAGAGACTCTCACGTTTCCTCCAGAAGTTCCGATATCTGATAAAGCAAAGGATCTTATTTTAAG ATTTTGCTGTGAATGGGAGCACAGAATTGGTGCATCTGGTGTGGAGGAAATAAAGAGTAACCTGTTCTTTGAAGGGGTTGATTGGGAGCATATCAG AGAGAGACCTGCTGCAATTTCGATAGAAATTAAAAGCATTGATGACACCTCAAACTTCGATGAATTCCCAGAATCTGATATCCTTAAGCCAACAG TGGCCACAAGCAACCACCCAGAGACTGACTATAAGAACAAAGACTGGGTTTTTATCAATTACACCTACAAGCGTTTTGAGGGTCTGACAGCCCGAGGAGCAATACCATCCTATATGAAAGCAGGAAAGTAA